Proteins encoded in a region of the Veillonella parvula genome:
- a CDS encoding AAA domain-containing protein codes for MKDIAKQIIKYWYSLECLQPKEVPKYKAIPKKYVNELVFTTENDTTTIYQQSVIKPYWKRTNSRVSTYVVPLPNDPYNYSITDEIKYFKDEKEYVLDDEHAVLLCVVKGTEILEAFIDKLEIEYPEKPYLGNVYSASFIVDADGYYKEGSLQIAPFIWVIYQMMFQPDVEFKDIKLDGWDEVVKEIEDGFNLPEEKVSLDKAARVINAYIQEHILDPMGVTMFRAGDIYGYCGFKEEEIQLVKADTMPINDLKSSFFLDDLQLVLRHIDTLKDDDKVLSYINSLNQDIEHYDLLKDTKQMRKWYNPKVLPYGRWPSKFNLSFMQQIAVNIAKENPKDVFSVNGPPGTGKTTLLKDIIASNIVERAAKFCESNHVNDIFKKVVGRDGISFYYDIPSDIALYGMLVLSSNNKAVENITLELPNISSVEEGTNGATLFHPDSSNQQVDLSYFAKDKKYQFVKSNEVYFTFLADRLAESNEQWGLISARLGKKSNINTFMPVLDVLSSDMSSIMRMPSAQDAFESAKKQFQAQHNLVKALFTYVTVYEENIHLIQELKGKIDKLKEEVLVINEQLSKYDDLDDNLLKLIERKNSIESKLIELNSKRSIIDKIWSATNWSILEAMSNAALLSVIEDETTKLQNVKGELDALHQLVNERESIINTKDGLLADIKEFDNTLQKIEETQQDILGTLKISTKASIHCFDDIVSKLMSPDEDRAEAHTAFLYMCNYLNECREHLLYDALQLQKAVVMSNAFRKNMQLLSQYWGSLNDRKNLQKNFDLDAIFPALINSLMVAVPVISSTFAAVERFLINCKSESSLGTIIIDEAGQASPHMLVGALFRAQKAIVVGDPKQIEPVQTVQDLFVEKIGGEGIGKYRTKELSVQSLADAQNSFAGIIKNLDGSESWVGCPLVIHRRCKDPMFTVANDLSYGGFMINKTLDTKETIDLCKESCWITYDASNIESTTGKDRYIQVQGQIAFELIQKLRARNTKFKDIFIITPFTSVAYGFKKYMESLSNDIVNWTKEDNKKDWLDDNIGTVHTFQGKEAKVVIYMLGCQSDGAANGAIKWVNANNVNVAFTRAKEYIYVIGDATKWAELNKNLAFAQRYLPIYTLEDL; via the coding sequence ATGAAAGATATTGCAAAGCAAATTATAAAGTATTGGTATTCACTTGAATGTTTGCAACCGAAAGAGGTTCCTAAGTATAAAGCAATTCCTAAGAAGTATGTTAATGAGCTTGTATTTACTACTGAGAATGATACAACTACTATTTATCAACAGTCTGTAATAAAACCTTATTGGAAAAGAACAAATTCGCGTGTTTCTACGTATGTAGTCCCGTTACCAAATGATCCTTATAATTACTCTATTACTGATGAGATTAAATATTTTAAGGATGAAAAGGAATATGTTTTAGATGATGAACATGCTGTTCTGTTATGTGTAGTTAAAGGGACTGAAATATTAGAGGCTTTCATTGATAAATTAGAAATTGAATATCCTGAAAAACCATATTTAGGGAATGTGTATAGTGCATCATTTATCGTTGATGCAGATGGATACTATAAAGAGGGCAGTCTACAAATTGCTCCTTTTATTTGGGTGATTTATCAAATGATGTTTCAGCCTGATGTGGAGTTTAAAGATATTAAGTTAGATGGATGGGATGAGGTTGTTAAAGAAATCGAGGATGGTTTTAATCTTCCTGAGGAAAAGGTATCCCTTGATAAGGCTGCACGTGTGATCAATGCGTATATACAAGAGCATATCTTGGATCCTATGGGCGTTACCATGTTTCGTGCCGGTGATATTTATGGTTATTGTGGTTTTAAGGAAGAGGAAATTCAGCTTGTTAAAGCTGATACAATGCCTATTAATGATTTAAAATCTAGTTTTTTCCTTGATGATTTACAGTTGGTCTTACGGCACATTGATACATTAAAGGATGATGATAAGGTATTATCTTATATTAATAGTCTTAATCAGGATATTGAGCATTATGATTTGTTGAAAGATACTAAGCAGATGCGTAAATGGTATAATCCGAAGGTATTACCATATGGTAGATGGCCTTCAAAGTTTAACTTATCCTTTATGCAGCAAATTGCTGTTAATATTGCTAAGGAGAATCCTAAAGACGTCTTTTCTGTTAATGGGCCTCCTGGTACAGGAAAAACTACGTTATTGAAGGATATCATTGCTAGTAATATTGTTGAACGTGCTGCTAAGTTTTGTGAAAGTAATCATGTAAATGATATCTTCAAAAAGGTTGTGGGCCGAGATGGGATCTCTTTTTACTATGATATACCTAGTGATATTGCATTATATGGCATGCTGGTGCTTTCATCAAATAATAAGGCCGTTGAAAATATTACATTAGAATTGCCAAATATTTCCTCTGTGGAAGAGGGGACTAATGGGGCTACATTATTTCATCCAGATTCCTCTAATCAACAGGTTGATTTATCTTATTTTGCTAAGGATAAGAAGTATCAATTTGTTAAATCTAATGAGGTATATTTTACCTTTTTAGCAGATCGTTTAGCAGAGAGTAATGAACAATGGGGCTTAATTTCTGCGAGACTTGGTAAGAAGTCTAATATAAACACATTTATGCCAGTATTAGATGTATTATCCTCAGATATGTCCTCTATTATGCGTATGCCTAGTGCTCAAGATGCTTTTGAAAGTGCCAAGAAACAGTTTCAGGCTCAACATAATCTTGTAAAAGCATTATTTACTTATGTAACAGTCTATGAAGAGAATATTCATTTGATTCAAGAATTAAAGGGTAAAATCGATAAATTAAAAGAGGAAGTTCTTGTAATCAATGAACAATTAAGTAAGTATGATGATTTAGATGATAATTTGTTGAAGTTGATAGAGCGTAAAAATAGTATTGAGTCTAAATTAATAGAGTTGAACAGCAAACGTTCTATTATTGATAAGATTTGGAGTGCTACTAACTGGTCTATTTTAGAAGCCATGAGTAATGCTGCATTGTTATCAGTTATTGAAGACGAGACTACAAAGCTTCAAAATGTTAAAGGTGAATTAGATGCATTACACCAGTTGGTTAATGAGCGTGAATCTATAATCAATACGAAAGATGGTTTATTAGCTGATATTAAAGAGTTTGATAATACTCTTCAAAAAATAGAAGAAACACAGCAAGATATTTTAGGTACATTAAAAATTAGTACTAAAGCTTCTATACATTGCTTTGATGATATAGTATCAAAATTAATGTCACCTGATGAGGACCGAGCAGAGGCCCATACAGCGTTCTTATATATGTGCAACTACTTAAATGAATGTAGAGAGCATTTGTTATATGATGCTTTACAATTGCAAAAGGCTGTTGTTATGAGTAATGCTTTCAGAAAAAATATGCAATTACTTAGTCAGTATTGGGGCTCATTAAATGATAGGAAAAATTTACAGAAAAATTTTGACCTTGATGCCATATTCCCTGCATTAATTAATTCCTTGATGGTTGCAGTACCAGTTATTTCTTCCACCTTTGCTGCTGTGGAGAGATTTTTGATTAATTGTAAATCTGAAAGTTCGTTAGGTACAATTATTATCGATGAAGCAGGACAAGCGTCACCTCATATGCTTGTAGGGGCATTATTCCGTGCGCAAAAGGCAATAGTAGTTGGTGATCCTAAACAGATTGAACCGGTACAAACTGTACAGGATTTGTTTGTCGAAAAAATTGGTGGCGAAGGTATTGGTAAATATCGGACTAAAGAGTTATCTGTACAAAGTTTAGCTGATGCACAAAATTCATTTGCAGGCATTATCAAAAATCTTGATGGTTCTGAATCTTGGGTTGGTTGTCCACTCGTTATTCATAGACGCTGTAAGGATCCTATGTTTACAGTAGCTAATGATTTATCCTATGGTGGCTTTATGATTAATAAGACTCTGGATACTAAAGAGACTATTGATTTATGCAAAGAGAGCTGTTGGATAACATATGATGCAAGTAATATTGAATCTACTACTGGTAAAGATAGATATATACAAGTACAAGGTCAAATTGCTTTTGAATTGATTCAAAAGTTACGAGCAAGAAATACCAAATTTAAAGATATTTTTATCATTACACCATTTACCAGTGTGGCATATGGTTTTAAAAAGTATATGGAATCCCTTAGTAATGATATTGTGAATTGGACTAAAGAGGATAATAAGAAAGACTGGTTAGATGATAATATCGGTACGGTTCATACCTTCCAAGGTAAAGAAGCTAAAGTCGTTATTTATATGTTAGGCTGTCAAAGCGATGGCGCTGCTAATGGAGCTATTAAATGGGTTAACGCCAATAATGTAAATGTAGCCTTTACTAGAGCAAAAGAATATATCTATGTTATTGGTGATGCTACTAAATGGGCAGAACTTAATAAAAACCTTGCCTTCGCACAAAGATACTTACCTATTTATACCTTAGAGGATTTATAA